A window from Melopsittacus undulatus isolate bMelUnd1 chromosome Z, bMelUnd1.mat.Z, whole genome shotgun sequence encodes these proteins:
- the THAP1 gene encoding THAP domain-containing protein 1 has translation MVQSCSAYRCRNRYDKEKPISFHKFPLTRPDLCKKWEAAVKRKNFKPTKYSSICSEHFTPDCFKRECNNKLLKENAVPTIFCYTEPSEKPEEFTEQPEDPLPPPPLPPPPPPPPPPPPPAAPVLPASPSTPSFHLSQIDARLVDPSIGLLMPPLQTPSNLAVFCDHNYTVEDTVHQRKRIQQLEEQVEKLRKKLKTVQQRCRRQEKQIEKLREVVQFQKEKDILAGKGYVILPNDYFEVVEVPA, from the exons ATGGTGCAGTCTTGTTCCGCCTACCGCTGCCGGAACCGATACGACAAAGAGAAGCCCATCTCCTTCCACAA GTTTCCTCTTACGAGACCTGATCTTTGCAAAAAATGGGAGGCTgctgttaaaaggaaaaacttcaAACCGAccaagtacagcagcatttGCTCAGAGCACTTCACTCCTGACTGCTTTAAAAGGGAATGCAACAACaagcttctgaaagaaaatgccGTGCCCACGATATTTTGTTACACTGAACCTAGCGAAAAG CCTGAAGAATTTACAGAACAGCCAGAAGATCCACTACCGCCTCCCCCACTGCCACCGCCGCCACCACCACCgccaccacctccaccaccagcagctccagtaCTACCAGCATCTCCGTCAACTCCTTCATTTCATCTCTCTCAGATAGATGCCAGATTAGTTGATCCAAGTATTGGATTATTGATGCCTCCTCTCCAGACCCCTAGCAATCTCGCTGTTTTTTGTGATCACAACTATACTGTAGAGGATACAGTTCATCAACGAAAACGAattcagcagctggaggagcaaGTTGAAAAACTGCGTAAGAAGCTCAAGACAGTGCAGCAGCGATGCCGGcgtcaggaaaaacaaattgaaaaactGAGAGAGGTTGttcagtttcagaaagaaaaagacatactGGCAGGAAAAGGCTATGTGATTCTACCCAATGACTATTTTGAAGTTGTAGAAGTACCTGCCTAG